The genome window ATAGGCTGCTTGACCAAAGAGGGCTGCTTGTTGGTCACCTGCAATCCCGGCAATTGGAATCTGCACCCCATAGAAGTGGTAGTCGCCAGTATAACCGTAAATGGCTGAACTTGGCTTTACTACTGGCAAAAGCGACTGGGGAATATCAAGCAGGTCAAGGATATCTTGATCCCAGTCGAGGGTATGGATATTAAAAAGCATCGTCCGGCTGGCATTGGTCACATCCGTTGCGTGGACCCGCCGTCCCGATAAATTCCATAGTAACCAAGTATCGATAGTCCCAAACATCAAGTCTCCCTTTGCTGCTTTTTCCCGGGCACCAGGAACATGGTCAAGGATCCACTTGATCTTAGTGGCCGCGAAATACGAATCAATCACCAAGCCAGTCTTCTGGTGGATCATATCCTTATAACCATCTTTAATCAATTGTTCGGCGATGTCGCTCGTTTGCTTCGATTGCCAGACAATTGCGTTATAAATCGGCTTACCGGTATGGCGATCCCAAATAACCGTCGTCTCCCGTTGGTTAGTAATCCCAATTGCCGCAATCTTATAGGGCTTGATCTGGGACTTAATCATTACATTTGAAATCACTGATTGAACGCTATCCCAAATCTCTAGAGGATCATGTTCAACCCACCCCGGCTGCGGGAAGTATTGGGGAAATTCCTGCTGACTGATCGCAACCTTATTTCCGTCATGGTCAAAGATAATCGCCCGTGAGCTCGTCGTTCCCTGGTCAATCGCCATGATATATTGTTGTTCACTCAATTATATTCATCCTTTCGCTGCTAATTGCGAGCAGTTTCTACCTATATAATGGGAAGAAACTTGATGGATTTTAGATCATACAAAAAAGCCACCGTGCAAAGACTGAACTGCCTCCCCCGATGACTCTCTTGTTGTTACTTGTCGCTAACCATCTTACCAGCTACACTATAGCGGTCTTTGCGCATCTCATTCAACACGATATGCACCCGTTCGGCAGGAACATTGGCATCCTTTGAAATTGCTGCTGTAACATCCTTTACGAGAGCCTTTAACTGCTCATCGGTCCGGCCTTCAATCAAGTCGATATGAACTAATGGCATAATCCGTGCCTCCTTCTAAATTCATTTAAAATCTTACCATAAGAGCGCTTTTCCGGCAATTACATTAGGTCAAAATATTAAATTATTTTCGCCCTTGTAAATTTTCCCGGACTTCCTCAGCTGCTTGGCGGTCACCAGTAAAGAGAATATGATCGCCGTATTCTAGCACTGTATCCCCATGCGGATCAATTGGCTTGCGGTTTCTGAAGATTCGACTAATCGTAATTTTGTTAACAAACGGTAAAGTATGCAATTCGCGTCCACTATACCGGCTGTTTAACAGTGTAGCCTCATATAGTCCCGCCTCGGTATCGGTCAACATCCGCAAGATCAATGGTGATTCAATCAAGGCCCGCAAGACACTGCTTTGGACATTGAAACTATTAAAGATTTCAATTCCTTTTTCACGAAGAGCACTAACATCTTTGGGATCAAGACGGGGATTATTTTGACTAGCAATCACCCGTTTTACCCCATGTTCTTTGGCGATCTGAGCTAACCGCGCGGACTTATGATCATTTAAGAATCCAACAACGATAATGTCACAATCAAAGTAGCCGCCTTGTTCAAGGGACTCCGCGTCAAGTTTAGGCATATATTCTAAATGTTTCACCTGACTATTATAAATCTTGAAGTTATTTTCATTGTCCGTAACCATCCGCACGTCATACCAGTTCTTATATAATTGTTGTGAAATCGGGACAGTTAAAGTATTGGTTCCGATAAAGTTTACCTTTTGTTTGATTAAGTCCGCCTTCTCAAGTTTGTAGGTTGAATTAAATGCAATTGGCGCAATGATACAAACAATAACAGCGGCCAAAGTGAAAGCTGCTGATTGCGCTTGGGTAATTGCATGCAGGTTGCGAGCAACTTCCAAGGTCGGCAAAACCAAGGTAATCGTGGTTGCTACCAAGAAGCTTCCGGCAAACGAGTTACGAAGCTTAAACCGACGCCGATAAATTATCATGGTTGGCAACTTGGCAAGGATAAAGCCGATGACCAAAATCGGGATTAGGGCAAGCGCTTGGTGGTTAGCAAATAAGTTCTTCAAGTCGAGCCGGTCGCCGGTCATGATAAAGAAGAACGGAATCAAAAAACCGTAGCCAATGGAGTTAAGCCGGTCTTCAGTTGTTTCACTTGGCTGAAGAAGTTTCATCACCATTCCTGCCAAGAAAGCACCAAGAATGTTTTCCGCCCCGACTGTCTCGGCAATCGTCACTAGTGCAAAGATCAAGAAGAAGGCAAGGCGAACATCTAGCTGGGTTGTTGATTTTGAAATCTTGTTAAACCAAACATATGGCTGCTTAAACCGACGTAACAGGATAAAAGCCGCTAAGAAAAGTAAAACAATTAGCCATAGCCGACGAGCATTACCCCCATTGATTGAGGCATAAAAAGTCAACGCTAACATCGGGACCACTTCTCCTAAAACCGCCGTTAGCAGGATCGTCTGGCCCACCGGTTTTTGCAAGATATCCTTTTCCTTTAGCGTTGCGATAACCACCCCGAGGGCAACCGTTGAAAAGATAATTGTCGCCAAGAGAACATCCTTGAATAAGCCCAAACGACTAATTACGATTGCAATAATCAGCGCTGCGGCGATAATAAGGCCAAATGCCTGCGAGGCCATAACGACTGGTGACTTACTATCACGCTTTTTCCCGGGCGTTTTGCGGAACAGGTCAAAATTGATCTCCATCCCGGACAAAAACATTAACATAATAACCCCCATCGACGACATCATATTGAGGGTCCAGTTGGGGTTAACGATATTTAAGAAACTTTTTCCCAGAATAATCCCCGTGATAATTTCAGCAATGGCGGTCGGAATTGAAGAAACTTTAAACCGCGCCATAATAATAGGAATAATTAACGCCGCTAACATAACGATTAACAGTGATAATTGTTGCATATTTTCTTTCTCCCTTCCTATTTTATACAGCAATATTATATACTTCTTAACTTGAAATTAAAATATTCTAACTAAATCGACTTAAATCATTGTTCGCGGTACAATTAATATATTACACAAAAGGAGAATTTATTATCTATGGGGAATAAATTAACTGCATGTACAAGTATATTAATTGGAAAGGATGCTAGTATCGACGGCACGATCATGATCGGTCGAAATGAAGATGCTAAGGCTGCCTGGCCCAAGCACATGGTTGTTCACCAGCGTGGCGAAATGCCCAACCACTTCATCTCTAAGGATACCCGTTTAGAGCTTGACTTGCCAGAAGAAAGCGCTCGATACACGGCGACTCCCGAATGGACAGATAAAGATGGTTTATTTGAAGAAGATGGGATTAATGAATACGATGTCGCAATGAGCGCAACCGAAAGTGCTTATTCGAATGCCCTTGTTTTAGGCTATGATCCGCTGGTTGAAAATGGGCTAAACGAAGAAGCAATGATCACCGTGGTGCTACCATATGTCAAAACTGCTCGTGAAGGGGTTCAACGCCTTGGTAACTTGATTGCAAAGTACGGAACTGGCGAAACAAACGGGGTCCTTTTCGCCGATAATGACGAGGCTTGGTACTTCGAAACCGGGGCAGGTCACTACTGGGTTGCGCAACGGATTCCAGATGATTCATACGCGGTGGTCGCCAACCAACTGGCAATTCAAGAGATTGACTTTAATGATTCTGCCAACTTCATGTTCCATCCGGGGATTCAAGAATTCGTTGAGAAGCATGACTTGAACCCTGATCCATCGACTTTTAACTTCCGCAAGATCTTTGGGACGGCTGATCGGTCAGACGCAATCTACTCTGAACCGCGGGTATGGGCTGGTCACCAAATGTTTAGCCCCCGGCAAGCAACGGACGAGACACCAGAATCCACTGAATTGCCATTTATCATGAAGCCGGACCATAAGTTATCGATTTTTGATGCCCAGAACTATCTCAGTAATCACTATGAGGGAACCGAATTCGATCCCCTTGGTCACGGTGAACACGCTCATAAGTACCGGCCAATTAGTTTAGCAAAGACCCAAGAGTCACATATTTTACAGATGAACCGACCGGGCGCTAATATTCACTGGTTAGCAATGGGAGTCGCTGCTGAAAGTACCTATGTGCCATTCTTCAACGGCATTACTGATACGCCAGCCCCTTACAAGCGTGGGAAGCTGCCGGCCCAGCTCAACTCTGCTTACTGGATTTTCAAGCATACCAGTGTGCTAGTTGACAGTCACCTGCACGATTTCCTTCCATTATTACGGGACGTACAAAAGGAACGAAACGCCGCGGCCATTAAGATGATTGCCGAAACTGATCGTCGCCTTCCAAGCCTCAAAGGAGAAGCACGAGCAATTTTCTTAACGCGACAAAGTGACGATTATGCGACCGATACTTTGAACGCATATAAGAAATTAAGCCTTGAGCTAATTACGAAGATGACTGATTATTGTGAATTAAACTTTAATACGGACGAGAATCTGTAAGACAAAAAAGAAGCAGAGGCTGGGAATTAACTATTAATTCTTGGTTCTCTAACAGTAAAATCCGGACTATGATTTTGATTGATGGCTATAATGCCCTCTAAGTATACAGATGAAATAGAAAATTCATCTTATATACTGGAGGGCATTTTTTGTGGGTAGGAATTCAAAATATAGTACAGAAGAAAAGCTATCGATATTAAACGAATTAAGTCATTCTAGTGTTAAAGAGGTTGCTAGAAAGTATTCAGTTAATGACAGTACCATTTCACATTGGCAATTACTTTATAAATACCAAGGGATTGATGGATTGCGATCTACTCACCACAATTGTAGCTATTCAAAGGAATTTAAGCTGGCTTTGGTTCAACAATATCAGGAATCAACAGATTCCCTTGAAGTATTCGCAATCAAACATGGATTAAAATCAAAAAGACAATTATCAAATTGGATTATCCAGTATAATGAATCAAAACTGAAGGCTTATACGTCAAGAAAGCGAGATTCAATTATGCTAGGACGGAAAACTACTTTTGAAGAACGATTATCGATAATTGAGGAACTGATTAAACATGATATCAACTACAATTGGGCAGTAGGTAAGTACCATGTTAGTTACCAACAAGTCTATGGTTGGTATCAAAAATATCGTAAAAGTGGTAATGACCCGCAATCACTTCGCGATCGGCGGGGTAAAGCCAAGCCGAAGGAAGCATGGACAGAAGTTGATCGACTAAAAGCTGAAAATCGCTTACTAAAGACCCAACTTCTTCGTAAAGAAATGGAAGATACCTACTCAAAAAAAGTAATGGAAATACGCAATCGGGAGGCGAACGATTCTTCAAACAACAAGCTATCAAAAAA of Limosilactobacillus reuteri subsp. reuteri contains these proteins:
- a CDS encoding cation:proton antiporter, coding for MQQLSLLIVMLAALIIPIIMARFKVSSIPTAIAEIITGIILGKSFLNIVNPNWTLNMMSSMGVIMLMFLSGMEINFDLFRKTPGKKRDSKSPVVMASQAFGLIIAAALIIAIVISRLGLFKDVLLATIIFSTVALGVVIATLKEKDILQKPVGQTILLTAVLGEVVPMLALTFYASINGGNARRLWLIVLLFLAAFILLRRFKQPYVWFNKISKSTTQLDVRLAFFLIFALVTIAETVGAENILGAFLAGMVMKLLQPSETTEDRLNSIGYGFLIPFFFIMTGDRLDLKNLFANHQALALIPILVIGFILAKLPTMIIYRRRFKLRNSFAGSFLVATTITLVLPTLEVARNLHAITQAQSAAFTLAAVIVCIIAPIAFNSTYKLEKADLIKQKVNFIGTNTLTVPISQQLYKNWYDVRMVTDNENNFKIYNSQVKHLEYMPKLDAESLEQGGYFDCDIIVVGFLNDHKSARLAQIAKEHGVKRVIASQNNPRLDPKDVSALREKGIEIFNSFNVQSSVLRALIESPLILRMLTDTEAGLYEATLLNSRYSGRELHTLPFVNKITISRIFRNRKPIDPHGDTVLEYGDHILFTGDRQAAEEVRENLQGRK
- the glpK gene encoding glycerol kinase GlpK encodes the protein MSEQQYIMAIDQGTTSSRAIIFDHDGNKVAISQQEFPQYFPQPGWVEHDPLEIWDSVQSVISNVMIKSQIKPYKIAAIGITNQRETTVIWDRHTGKPIYNAIVWQSKQTSDIAEQLIKDGYKDMIHQKTGLVIDSYFAATKIKWILDHVPGAREKAAKGDLMFGTIDTWLLWNLSGRRVHATDVTNASRTMLFNIHTLDWDQDILDLLDIPQSLLPVVKPSSAIYGYTGDYHFYGVQIPIAGIAGDQQAALFGQAAYDKGSIKNTYGTGAFIVMNTGLKPTLSDNGLLTTIAYGLDGQTHYALEGSIFVAGSAVQWLRDGLKMFDKASESEQMAVDAKTTGGVYVVPAFTGLGAPYWDQEVRGAMFGLTRGTERGHIIRATLEAIAYQTKDVVDTMVKDTQLPLTALTVNGGASRNNFMMQFQADILQTPIKRAAMEETTALGAAFLAGLAVDFWEDQDELRKLSRIGDQFDPQMDPQKAADLYRGWQRAIAAAQFYGKD
- a CDS encoding helix-turn-helix domain-containing protein, producing MGRNSKYSTEEKLSILNELSHSSVKEVARKYSVNDSTISHWQLLYKYQGIDGLRSTHHNCSYSKEFKLALVQQYQESTDSLEVFAIKHGLKSKRQLSNWIIQYNESKLKAYTSRKRDSIMLGRKTTFEERLSIIEELIKHDINYNWAVGKYHVSYQQVYGWYQKYRKSGNDPQSLRDRRGKAKPKEAWTEVDRLKAENRLLKTQLLRKEMEDTYSKKVMEIRNREANDSSNNKLSKN
- a CDS encoding C69 family dipeptidase, yielding MGNKLTACTSILIGKDASIDGTIMIGRNEDAKAAWPKHMVVHQRGEMPNHFISKDTRLELDLPEESARYTATPEWTDKDGLFEEDGINEYDVAMSATESAYSNALVLGYDPLVENGLNEEAMITVVLPYVKTAREGVQRLGNLIAKYGTGETNGVLFADNDEAWYFETGAGHYWVAQRIPDDSYAVVANQLAIQEIDFNDSANFMFHPGIQEFVEKHDLNPDPSTFNFRKIFGTADRSDAIYSEPRVWAGHQMFSPRQATDETPESTELPFIMKPDHKLSIFDAQNYLSNHYEGTEFDPLGHGEHAHKYRPISLAKTQESHILQMNRPGANIHWLAMGVAAESTYVPFFNGITDTPAPYKRGKLPAQLNSAYWIFKHTSVLVDSHLHDFLPLLRDVQKERNAAAIKMIAETDRRLPSLKGEARAIFLTRQSDDYATDTLNAYKKLSLELITKMTDYCELNFNTDENL
- a CDS encoding 2-hydroxymuconate tautomerase; this encodes MPLVHIDLIEGRTDEQLKALVKDVTAAISKDANVPAERVHIVLNEMRKDRYSVAGKMVSDK